A window from Chitinophaga filiformis encodes these proteins:
- the bioB gene encoding biotin synthase BioB: protein MQDVQIRHDWSIEEIKEIYNTPLLELVFRAASVHRQTQDTAEVQVCTLLSIKTGGCSEDCAYCPQAARYNTDIKVHGLMKKEEVLAYAQKAKDAGSTRFCMGAAWREVRDNRDFDRVLDMVKGVNELGMEVCTTLGMLTEEQAQKLADAGLYAYNHNLDTSSEYYESIITTRTYDDRLRTLDNVRKAGVSVCCGGIIGLGESHEDRIGMLHTLSNMPTHPDSVPINALTRVKGTPLEHMPKVAFWDMVRMIATTRIVIPKAMVRLSAGRAEMSISEQALCFMAGANSIFTGEKLLTTSNPSFEEDHMMFELLGLKPREAFKDQPVETETLN from the coding sequence ATGCAAGATGTGCAGATCCGTCACGACTGGTCTATTGAAGAAATAAAAGAGATCTATAATACGCCCTTGCTGGAACTGGTTTTCCGCGCTGCTTCCGTACACAGACAAACGCAGGACACTGCAGAAGTACAGGTTTGTACGCTGCTGTCCATTAAAACAGGCGGTTGCTCGGAAGATTGTGCTTATTGCCCTCAGGCTGCCCGTTATAACACCGATATCAAAGTACATGGCCTCATGAAAAAAGAAGAGGTACTGGCATACGCCCAGAAAGCGAAAGATGCTGGTTCCACCCGCTTCTGTATGGGCGCTGCCTGGAGGGAAGTCAGGGATAACCGCGACTTCGACCGTGTATTGGATATGGTAAAAGGCGTAAACGAGCTGGGCATGGAGGTTTGCACCACCCTTGGTATGCTGACCGAAGAACAGGCCCAGAAACTGGCGGATGCAGGTTTATACGCCTACAACCACAACCTGGACACTTCCAGTGAGTACTATGAATCCATCATTACCACCCGTACCTACGATGACCGTCTGCGTACCCTGGACAACGTCCGCAAAGCAGGTGTAAGCGTTTGCTGCGGTGGTATCATCGGCCTGGGAGAGTCCCACGAAGACCGTATCGGTATGCTGCACACGCTGAGCAATATGCCGACCCATCCTGATTCCGTTCCTATCAACGCCCTGACCCGTGTAAAAGGAACTCCGCTGGAACACATGCCTAAGGTTGCCTTCTGGGACATGGTACGTATGATCGCTACCACCCGTATCGTTATACCTAAAGCAATGGTACGCCTCAGCGCCGGCCGTGCTGAAATGAGCATTTCCGAACAGGCCCTCTGCTTCATGGCAGGCGCCAACTCTATCTTCACCGGTGAGAAACTGCTGACCACCAGCAATCCTTCCTTCGAAGAAGATCATATGATGTTTGAACTGTTAGGTCTGAAACCAAGAGAGGCTTTCAAAGACCAGCCGGTTGAAACAGAAACATTGAACTAA
- a CDS encoding M42 family metallopeptidase: MSKKQKSILSKEALTFLRKYLNNPSPTGFEKEGQKLWLEYLQPFIDEYYVDAYGSAVGIINPKAPFKVVIEAHADEISWFVNYVSPEGLIYVIRNGGSDQQIAPSKRVNIHTENGIVKAVFGWPAIHTRLRSTEGKDPQPKVENIFLDCGARSRKEVEDLGIHVGCVVTFEDGFEELNYDYYICRAFDNRIGGFMIAEVARMLKEKKQQLPFGLYIVNAVQEEVGLRGAEMIAKRIKPDVAIITDVTHDTTTPMINKNIEGEIRCGNGPSITYGPAVHNILRDLIIKTAKKNDIPHQLHAVSRSTGTDTDAFAYSNDGTPSALISIPLRYMHTTVEMIKKDDVENTIQLIYQTLLNITPKTNFKYL; the protein is encoded by the coding sequence ATGTCTAAAAAGCAAAAATCCATACTCAGTAAAGAGGCGCTTACGTTCCTGCGTAAATATCTCAATAATCCCTCCCCTACCGGGTTTGAGAAAGAAGGACAGAAATTGTGGCTGGAGTACCTGCAGCCGTTTATAGATGAGTATTATGTGGACGCGTACGGTTCGGCAGTCGGCATTATCAACCCGAAGGCCCCGTTTAAAGTGGTGATCGAAGCACATGCTGATGAAATATCGTGGTTTGTCAATTACGTCTCTCCTGAAGGTTTAATATATGTGATCCGCAATGGTGGCTCCGATCAGCAGATCGCGCCTTCCAAACGTGTGAATATTCATACTGAAAACGGTATTGTTAAAGCCGTGTTCGGATGGCCAGCCATCCATACCCGTCTGCGCAGCACAGAAGGTAAAGATCCGCAGCCCAAGGTGGAAAACATTTTCCTGGATTGTGGCGCCCGCAGCCGTAAGGAAGTGGAAGACCTCGGTATCCATGTTGGTTGTGTAGTGACATTTGAGGATGGTTTTGAAGAACTGAACTACGATTATTACATCTGCCGCGCCTTTGATAACCGTATTGGCGGCTTTATGATCGCTGAAGTAGCCCGTATGCTGAAAGAGAAAAAACAGCAACTGCCCTTCGGCCTGTACATCGTAAATGCCGTACAGGAAGAAGTAGGGCTCCGCGGAGCGGAAATGATTGCCAAAAGGATCAAGCCGGATGTGGCGATCATTACGGACGTAACGCACGATACCACTACCCCGATGATCAACAAGAATATTGAAGGGGAGATCCGCTGCGGCAATGGTCCGAGCATCACCTATGGCCCTGCCGTGCACAACATTCTCCGTGATCTGATCATCAAAACAGCCAAAAAGAACGATATCCCTCACCAGCTGCATGCGGTAAGCCGCAGCACCGGTACAGATACGGATGCTTTTGCCTATTCCAATGATGGTACCCCTTCTGCACTGATCAGCATTCCACTGCGCTATATGCATACAACCGTGGAAATGATCAAGAAAGATGATGTGGAAAACACCATTCAGCTGATTTACCAGACACTCCTGAACATTACACCGAAAACCAATTTCAAATACCTGTAA
- a CDS encoding UbiA family prenyltransferase → MLRGLFNFIIFSSLYVACCAILMIWQTNTLLHIRDINKAYYFFVFCSTICSYNFHWYLTPADYSTSERILWGARHKTLQLVLCALGALGAAYGFWLLREHWLPLAGAAVLTFLYSAPKVPHKAFVWLRKVAIGKTLFLTAVWIYVTTLLPVFIEKQPYSPTILLLTLHRFFLVYAICILFDYRDLESDKKEGIRSLITYLSAPGLKKLYISSLVLATVFALALFPVDGWILTTILLAPVVITGLLTRYAIRNRSDHFFYFVLDGMVMLSALLHFIIAALS, encoded by the coding sequence ATGCTACGCGGTCTTTTTAATTTCATCATATTTTCTTCTCTCTATGTAGCCTGCTGCGCCATACTTATGATATGGCAGACAAACACACTGCTGCATATCCGGGACATTAACAAGGCCTATTACTTCTTTGTCTTCTGCTCTACCATCTGCAGTTATAATTTTCACTGGTACCTGACCCCGGCAGACTATTCCACTTCCGAACGCATTCTATGGGGCGCCCGTCATAAAACGCTGCAACTGGTGCTTTGTGCGCTGGGGGCATTGGGTGCGGCCTATGGCTTCTGGTTACTGAGGGAACACTGGCTGCCACTGGCAGGCGCTGCCGTGCTCACTTTCCTGTATTCCGCCCCGAAAGTGCCACATAAGGCCTTCGTGTGGCTGCGGAAAGTTGCGATCGGCAAAACCCTGTTCCTGACAGCGGTCTGGATCTACGTCACCACCCTGCTGCCGGTATTTATAGAAAAACAGCCTTATTCACCTACTATATTGTTACTGACCTTACACCGCTTTTTCCTGGTCTATGCCATTTGTATCCTGTTCGATTACCGCGACCTTGAATCTGATAAAAAAGAAGGTATCCGCTCTCTCATTACCTACCTGAGCGCTCCAGGCCTTAAAAAACTATATATCAGTTCCCTGGTACTCGCTACGGTCTTTGCACTGGCGCTTTTCCCGGTAGATGGCTGGATACTGACCACCATCCTGCTGGCCCCGGTGGTGATAACAGGGCTGCTTACACGATATGCCATCCGTAACCGCTCAGACCATTTCTTCTATTTTGTGCTGGATGGCATGGTGATGCTTTCTGCGCTGCTCCATTTTATCATAGCAGCATTATCATAA
- a CDS encoding acyl-CoA carboxylase subunit beta, with product MDKFHELRNKIATAILGGGEARISSQHKKGKLTARERLQLLMDEGSFEELDMFVHNRNRGMTTDQEQFPGDGVVTGYGTINGRLTYVFSQDFTVYGGSLSEPHARKICKIMDLAMQNGAPVIGLNDSGGARIQEGVVSLGGYADIFYRNTRASGVIPQISAIMGPCAGGAVYSPAITDFILMVEETSYMFVTGPNVVKTVTHEEVTAEELGGAHTHAVKSGVTHFSCTNEVECINNIRQLLSYVPQNCEEDAPVYPYEPADEIRPALNTIIPPSSNQPYDMKEVISELTDAESFFEVHKDFAENIIVGFARIAGRSIGIVANQPAHLAGVLDIHASVKGARFTRFCDAFNIPLLVLVDVPGFLPGTDQEWNGIITNGAKLLFALSEATVPKITVTTRKAYGGAYCVMNSKHIGADLNFAFPQAEIAVMGPKGAVEIIYKKEIDAASDPEARTNELVAEYTERFANPYLAAEKGYIDEVIVPDQARIKLIKGYAMLENKVVTMPRKKHGNIPL from the coding sequence ATGGACAAATTCCACGAACTCCGGAACAAGATCGCTACAGCCATCCTTGGTGGCGGCGAAGCACGCATCTCCTCCCAACATAAAAAAGGAAAACTTACAGCCAGGGAACGGTTACAACTCCTGATGGACGAAGGCTCTTTCGAAGAGCTGGACATGTTCGTACATAACCGTAACCGTGGTATGACCACCGACCAGGAACAATTTCCCGGCGATGGCGTCGTAACAGGCTATGGTACTATCAACGGCCGCCTGACCTACGTCTTTTCGCAGGACTTTACCGTTTACGGTGGCAGCCTTTCAGAGCCCCATGCCCGTAAGATCTGTAAGATCATGGACCTCGCCATGCAGAACGGCGCTCCTGTTATAGGCCTCAACGATAGTGGCGGCGCCCGCATACAGGAAGGCGTGGTAAGCCTGGGTGGTTATGCGGATATCTTTTACCGTAATACCCGTGCCTCCGGTGTCATTCCGCAGATCTCCGCTATTATGGGCCCCTGTGCCGGCGGCGCCGTATACTCCCCCGCCATCACCGATTTCATACTGATGGTAGAAGAGACTTCCTATATGTTCGTTACCGGTCCTAACGTTGTTAAGACTGTTACACATGAAGAAGTAACGGCCGAAGAACTGGGAGGCGCACACACGCATGCTGTGAAAAGCGGTGTGACGCACTTTTCCTGCACCAACGAGGTGGAATGTATCAATAATATAAGGCAACTGCTAAGTTATGTGCCGCAGAACTGTGAAGAAGATGCTCCCGTCTATCCATATGAACCTGCTGACGAGATCCGCCCTGCGCTGAACACGATCATACCTCCCAGCTCCAATCAGCCATACGATATGAAAGAGGTGATCAGTGAGCTGACCGACGCAGAAAGCTTCTTTGAAGTGCATAAAGACTTTGCTGAAAATATCATTGTAGGCTTTGCCCGCATCGCCGGAAGAAGTATCGGCATTGTTGCCAATCAGCCTGCCCACCTGGCAGGAGTGCTGGATATCCATGCTTCTGTAAAGGGCGCCCGTTTTACCCGCTTCTGTGATGCATTTAACATCCCGCTGCTGGTACTGGTAGATGTACCAGGCTTCCTCCCGGGTACTGACCAGGAATGGAACGGTATCATCACCAACGGTGCTAAACTGCTCTTCGCATTGAGTGAGGCCACAGTTCCGAAGATCACCGTTACCACCCGTAAGGCCTATGGCGGCGCTTACTGCGTGATGAACTCAAAACATATCGGTGCAGACCTCAACTTTGCCTTCCCACAGGCTGAAATAGCCGTAATGGGACCTAAAGGCGCTGTAGAGATCATCTATAAAAAGGAAATAGACGCCGCTTCCGATCCGGAAGCCCGTACCAACGAGCTGGTGGCAGAGTATACTGAACGCTTCGCCAATCCATACCTGGCAGCAGAAAAAGGATATATCGATGAAGTCATTGTTCCTGACCAGGCCCGCATAAAACTGATCAAAGGATACGCCATGCTGGAGAATAAGGTGGTGACGATGCCCCGGAAAAAACATGGTAATATCCCGCTTTAA